The sequence below is a genomic window from Halostella salina.
CGTCCAGGTGCTCGCGGAGCAGGGTGGGAAGTACGTGAACCCGGACTACTTCGACGGCCAGCCCCACGAGTTCAGCAACATAACGACCTACGAGCGGTACGTCCGCGTCACCCGGAACATGGGCAAGAAGCTGGTGGGCCGGACCGGGTTGATGCACCGCCTGTTGAACCTGTGTGCGACCGAGCGCGGGAGCAAGTTCGAGTACAAGGTGGACAACGAGGAGATCGTCGGAAAGAACCACCGGGCGATCATCCCGAAGGCCGACGCGAAGCGGCTCGTCGGCGAGCACCGGTACGGGAAGCAGTTGAAGCACTACCACCCGCGACACGTCCGTGAGGACGACGAGAAGGAGGACGACCCGCTGTATCACCCCAAGGTCGGGGTACTGGTGAAGAAGTCGCTGAACGGCCACGCGTTCGCCTGGAGCGACCGCGACCAGCTCCGGCGGGAGATCGACGAGACGCTCATCAACGCGCTTTCGTGGTCGGGCATCCCGACGAAACCCGACCCGACGACGTTCGTCGCCGACGACCATTTTTCGGTGCGGGCGAGTGAGCGCCCCCTCACGCTCTACGATGACCCCACGCCGGAGATGGAAGCCGAGCAGGAGTCGCTGCTGGTGACGACACTTTCGGACATGACCCCCTCGGACAAGGAGGTCCTGGAGTCGCTCGCTCAGGACGGCGGCGAGAAGCACCCGGAGGAACTGGCCGCGGAGACGGACCGCGGTATCAGTACGATCTACCGGGCGCTGAAGCGCCTCGGGGCGATCGTACGGAACGACAACGCCAGCGTCGGGTTCGTCTCGAAGAAGGTCGAGCAGGAGGTCGCCGCGCTCGTCGAGGACGAGATGTTCAGCCTCACGAACGCGGCCGATCGGGCGGCGAAGCTACTGAACGTCGACACCCGGCAGGCGGCATCGAGCGCGTGGCAGAAGTGGCTGAACAAGTACGCCGCGGAGGTGGTCGACGCGACCGGCGGCGACGGGAAGAAGCTCCGGATCGACACGATCCTCTCGGAGCTGAAGGCGACGAGCAAGCCCCGCGTCGCGGATGTGCTCGACGAGGCGCTGACGGCTTGGACTAAGGACGGGCGCGACCCGCGGACGCTCCGGGAGATGACCGTCGAGTGGCGCGAG
It includes:
- a CDS encoding DUF7845 domain-containing protein; the protein is MSHVATAPHECEGNLVYVRNGLSPYWAVGALLLNGFDGFSGEITVEVDGEEWTVNLKYQQGGIAPRPTDDVGGDRLYEYRIGAYGEGERKANFLIQPRFENMRHYESGKQISSPFDNHDLDEGVNVSFGGSNLEPEEYRDLLPEFVQVLAEQGGKYVNPDYFDGQPHEFSNITTYERYVRVTRNMGKKLVGRTGLMHRLLNLCATERGSKFEYKVDNEEIVGKNHRAIIPKADAKRLVGEHRYGKQLKHYHPRHVREDDEKEDDPLYHPKVGVLVKKSLNGHAFAWSDRDQLRREIDETLINALSWSGIPTKPDPTTFVADDHFSVRASERPLTLYDDPTPEMEAEQESLLVTTLSDMTPSDKEVLESLAQDGGEKHPEELAAETDRGISTIYRALKRLGAIVRNDNASVGFVSKKVEQEVAALVEDEMFSLTNAADRAAKLLNVDTRQAASSAWQKWLNKYAAEVVDATGGDGKKLRIDTILSELKATSKPRVADVLDEALTAWTKDGRDPRTLREMTVEWRESASGMQTGIVGANLA